The proteins below are encoded in one region of Phaseolus vulgaris cultivar G19833 chromosome 1, P. vulgaris v2.0, whole genome shotgun sequence:
- the LOC137814131 gene encoding uncharacterized protein produces the protein MYQYSSQMYGTEWESYMGISNLGKVVGSEQVSVVDPKNSPFNIVTNPFQIQTPQGFCASATKGLLSFQAQQHGHHQHQIEVPSWSFEFPKTTTTDSHMLNIRQASGDNFATITTKQDPPSSQFTSSLCPVAESFLSSSTDADCPSSSEKYCKITSYSEKYSSMQPDGMPYYDHCSQEEDKLLRDDAATHERPLEISFQRNQLESCTKPHKQAPHRLCGVTCVTSSNSVSRRGKRRVKWTNDLHEPFMMIVNSLGGPEKAKPKAILDKMKSDLLSISHVKSHLQKCRSTIHVHKTLQEKSKEGQGMDGVAELQVKIHMQIEESRQLQLEVRRNICQQLEMQRNLQMLIQQQSQQLKVMLDYQKKKNQTEEDP, from the exons ATGTATCAGTATAGTTCCCAAATGTATGGAACTGAATGGGAATCCTACATGGGGATTAGCAACCTGGGAAAGGTTGTTGGATCAGAACAAGTGAGTGTTGTTGACCCCAAAAACTCACCCTTCAACATTGTCACCAatccttttcaaattcaaacCCCACAAGGCTTTTGTGCAAGTGCAACAAAAGGCCTTCTGAGTTTTCAAGCTCAACAACATGGTCATCATCAGCATCAGATTGAAGTTCCTTCTTGGAGCTTTGAGTTTCCAAAGACCACAACAACTGACTCTCACATGCTGAATATTCGCCAAGCCTCTGGGGATAACTTCGCCACAATCACCACTAAACAAGATCCACCCTCCTCTCAATTCACAAGCTCCTTGTGCCCGGTTGCTGAATCCTTCTTGTCGTCCAGCACTGATGCAGATTGCCCTTCTTCTTCtgaaaaatattgtaaaattacTTCCTATTCTGAAAAATATAGTAGTATGCAGCCTGATGGTATGCCATATTACGATCACTGTTCACAAGAAGAAGATAAATTACTGAGAGATGATGCTGCCACGCACGAAAGGCCCCTTGAAATTTCTTTTCAGAGAAACCAG TTGGAGTCGTGTACAAAGCCACATAAGCAAGCTCCTCATCGGCTTTGTGGGGTTACCTGTGTAACTTCTAGCAACTCTGTTTCTAGGAGAGGCAAAAGAAGAGTAAAATGGACCAACGATCTACACGAGCCATTTATGATGATTGTTAATAGTCTTGGTGGTCCAGAAA AGGCAAAACCTAAGGCTATACTAGATAAGATGAAATCAGATTTGCTGTCCATTTCTCATGTTAAAAGTCATTTACAG AAATGTAGGTCTACAATACACGTGCACAAAACTTTGCAGG AAAAATCCAAGGAAGGACAAGGAATGGATGGGGTGGCTGAGCTTCAAGTGAAAAT CCACATGCAAATTGAGGAATCAAGGCAACTACAGCTAGAGGTTCGGAGGAATATTTGCCAACAACTAGAG ATGCAACGAAATTTGCAAATGCTGATTCAACAGCAGAGCCAGCAACTCAAAGTAATGTTAGattaccaaaagaaaaaaaaccaaACAGAAGAAGACCCTTGA